The following are encoded in a window of Ricinus communis isolate WT05 ecotype wild-type chromosome 4, ASM1957865v1, whole genome shotgun sequence genomic DNA:
- the LOC8271502 gene encoding adenylate isopentenyltransferase: protein MKFSFFNLTHHSHYTPPPLLPVTIIKPTRRKSPPRWVRMDSSSPSPPKQQKDKIVVIMGATGCGKTRLSIDLATRFQSEIINTDKMQVYKGLDITTNKITLQDRLGVPHHLLGEVDPDNCEFSPSDFRLHAGLSISDIVSRQKLPLLVGGSNSYIHALLVDRFNPEINVFQQSKNSESVSTQLRYDCCFIWVDVSLPLLCDYLCKRVDEMLDSGMFEELSEYYASVNPESQPGLRKAIGVPEFDRYFKKYPPGYQGGKWDFVQRGVYEEAVRMIKENTCQLAKRQMGKILRLKSAGWDLHRVDASEAFRQVIRASTAAAATTTNTNGCYYNNNNIIINNSNNNSNNKDIIIINKKKKRKKKKKWMEIWERDVLKPSMKIVNHFLDE from the coding sequence ATGAAGTTCTCTTTCTTTAACCTCACTCACCACTCCCATTACACTCCTCCTCCTCTTTTACCTGTAACAATCATTAAACCCACCCGCCGGAAATCACCGCCACGGTGGGTCCGCATGGACTCATCATCTCCGTCTCCTCCTAAGCAACAGAAAGACAAGATCGTTGTGATAATGGGAGCAACCGGGTGCGGCAAAACAAGACTCTCCATTGATCTAGCTACAAGATTTCAATCTGAAATCATTAACACTGATAAAATGCAAGTCTACAAAGGTCTCGATATCACCACCAACAAAATCACCCTCCAAGACCGTCTCGGCGTCCCTCACCATTTACTCGGCGAGGTTGACCCCGATAACTGCGAGTTCTCCCCTTCCGATTTTCGCTTGCACGCTGGTTTGTCCATCTCCGATATTGTTTCAAGACAAAAGTTGCCTCTTTTAGTGGGTGGGTCCAACTCTTATATTCATGCTCTTCTTGTTGACCGCTTTAATCCCGAGATTAACGTTTTCCAACAATCCAAAAACTCGGAATCGGTTTCGACCCAGTTAAGGTACGACTGTTGTTTTATTTGGGTTGATGTCTCATTACCGTTGTTATGTGATTACCTATGTAAAAGAGTCGATGAAATGCTCGACTCGGGTATGTTTGAGGAACTATCGGAGTATTACGCTTCGGTTAACCCGGAGAGTCAACCGGGCTTAAGAAAGGCTATCGGAGTACCGGAGTTTGAccgatattttaaaaagtatccGCCTGGTTATCAAGGGGGGAAGTGGGATTTCGTACAGAGGGGTGTATATGAAGAAGCAGTCAGGATGATAAAGGAGAACACGTGTCAGTTGGCTAAAAGGCAGATGGGGAAGATTTTGAGATTAAAAAGTGCTGGATGGGACCTACACAGAGTTGATGCGTCGGAGGCCTTTAGACAAGTGATAAGGGCatcaacagcagcagcagcaacaacaacaaatacAAATGGTTGTtattataacaataataatattattattaataatagtaataataatagtaataataaagatattattattattaacaaaaagaaaaaaagaaagaagaaaaaaaaatggatgGAAATTTGGGAGAGAGATGTTTTGAAGCCAAGCATGAAGATTGTGAATCACTTCTTGGATGAGTAG
- the LOC8260371 gene encoding VQ motif-containing protein 8, chloroplastic: MSPGKLHQQQQHIIINGLRLSPLKINKASQLIHKQSSSSSSSSSNNSLCNMGGETKREQQTQRNVNPVIIYTHSPKVIHTQARDFMALVQKLTGLSSSRNDEPSLLPAQQIQGSGVTNKGSDSKRGRSNENENSLISTDENCGGGGINSPILNPPKNPYFADIPLFTPTSVDYFCSPKPVYRYSESAYSSSPVIGNSVSPSAALEFIKGLPEY, encoded by the coding sequence ATGAGCCCAGGAAAGTTGCATCAGCAACAGCAGCATATCATTATCAATGGCCTTCGCCTTTCTCcattgaagatcaacaaggcTTCCCAGCTCATTCACAAacaatcttcttcttcttcttcttcttcttcaaacaaTTCCTTATGTAATATGGGTGGTGAAACAAAGCGAGAGCAGCAGACGCAAAGAAATGTTAATCCTGTCATTATTTACACGCATTCACCAAAAGTTATCCACACACAGGCTAGGGATTTCATGGCTTTGGTGCAAAAACTGACGGGTCTTTCCAGCTCTAGAAATGATGAACCATCATTGCTGCCTGCTCAACAGATACAAGGCAGTGGTGTTACTAATAAGGGTTCAGACTCAAAGCGAGGCAGGAGCAATGAGAATGAGAATTCTCTGATTTCAACTGATGAGAATTGTGGTGGCGGTGGTATCAATTCACCGATTCTCAACCCGCCAAAGAATCCGTATTTTGCTGACATTCCATTGTTTACACCTACTTCGGTCGATTACTTTTGCTCGCCTAAGCCTGTGTACAGATATTCTGAGTCAGCTTATTCATCATCACCAGTCATTGGGAATTCCGTATCTCCTTCTGCTGCTCTGGAGTTCATCAAAGGATTGCCTGAATATTAA
- the LOC8260368 gene encoding uncharacterized protein LOC8260368, producing MEIPVINRIGDFEASLQNPSFLSQAITLSGVEKIHQAYGFWKWGALILALVASFSTIINRIKILIIRIQNHYLTPSPPPPLTTQQHYDSDTESETSSSSSSSDGEQDIEVEDDEEDEDERCSWRSNDDDDYYSVVKGSGHYIDDQWQNRNLRRRRNSSLQDLFSEFRNGKSVVKLWDNLGFGFGLNLDNNSRNCVSLHDINKELSLFSILGERSDIPAVSTSSSSPAVIVSSEANVAGNLLKVWDTRVGCRIPEILAEWRPRLGKFVGISSGGGGVGKVYVRDDVTGRLTVGDMRKVKSPLVNATETDVDTWWDADGVSVGEEDNGVGSSPDSVLLRG from the coding sequence ATGGAAATTCCAGTGATCAACAGAATAGGTGATTTCGAAGCCTCTTTGCAAAAcccatcttttctttcacaaGCAATTACATTATCTGGTGTGGAAAAAATTCACCAAGCTTACGGTTTCTGGAAATGGGGAGCTCTAATTCTCGCCCTTGTCGCCTCTTTCTCTACTATAATCAACAGAATCAAGATTCTCATCATTCGAATCCAAAACCATTATTTGACACCTTCACCGCCTCCTCCTCTTACCACCCAACAGCATTACGACTCCGATACCGAATCAGAaacctcttcttcttcttcttcttcagacGGCGAACAAGACATAGAAGTggaagatgatgaagaagatgagGACGAGCGATGTTCTTGGAGGTCCAACGACGACGATGATTATTACAGTGTCGTTAAAGGATCAGGTCATTATATCGATGACCAGTGGCAGAATCGTAATTTAAGGAGACGTAGAAATAGCAGCCTTCAAGATTTATTTTCTGAGTTCAGGAATGGCAAGAGCGTAGTGAAGCTATGGGATAATTTAGGGTTTGGATTTGGTTTGAATCTTGATAACAATTCAAGAAACTGCGTTTCTCTTCATGACATCAATAAAGAACTAAGcctcttttctattttaggCGAGAGATCCGATATTCCGGCGGTTTCCACGTCCTCTTCATCGCCGGCGGTGATTGTTTCCTCCGAGGCAAATGTGGCCGGGAACTTGTTAAAAGTGTGGGACACGCGTGTTGGATGTCGGATACCGGAGATACTGGCGGAGTGGCGACCGAGATTGGGAAAATTTGTTGGAATTAGCAGCGGCGGCGGCGGAGTGGGGAAGGTATACGTAAGAGATGACGTCACGGGGAGGTTGACGGTGGGTGATATGAGAAAAGTGAAGTCGCCGTTAGTGAATGCGACGGAAACTGACGTGGACACGTGGTGGGACGCTGACGGCGTAAGCGTTGGAGAAGAAGATAATGGGGTGGGCAGTAGTCCTGACTCGGTATTGCTACGCGGTTAA